A window from Maridesulfovibrio ferrireducens encodes these proteins:
- a CDS encoding tetratricopeptide repeat protein: MQSKIEWYQEVLALEPSSKVFFPLARLYVEIGNLEKAVTSLRMGLDRHPDYLEARLLLVETLTKLGRDSEAKAAVAPLTRLFSSYPSFWKMWGDSVAEGNTDVAGAMAFLFSALHGTPLSWADVMSEGIRKLTGIGGASTDSGPSDTAKGVCSDSKETDVLADSEILSREIEQASADVEVDGEIDDDSLTSHVVMDSLRTRTMADVLASQGELVGALDIYRDLLASADVSHKDELLMIMADISSRISTEQNHCSGDDCDDPYVKHAKSKLMSTLELLAERLEARATR; this comes from the coding sequence ATGCAAAGCAAAATTGAGTGGTATCAGGAAGTTTTGGCACTTGAACCCAGCTCTAAAGTTTTTTTCCCTTTAGCTCGCCTCTATGTTGAAATCGGTAATCTTGAGAAAGCTGTAACCTCACTTAGAATGGGCCTTGATAGGCATCCTGATTATCTCGAAGCTCGTTTGTTACTTGTTGAAACTCTTACCAAACTCGGTAGAGATTCAGAAGCAAAAGCTGCAGTTGCACCGCTTACCAGACTTTTTTCTTCATACCCCTCATTTTGGAAAATGTGGGGAGATTCTGTTGCTGAAGGAAATACTGATGTCGCTGGAGCGATGGCATTTCTTTTTTCAGCGCTTCACGGCACTCCTTTGTCCTGGGCTGACGTTATGTCTGAAGGGATCAGGAAATTGACAGGTATCGGGGGGGCTTCTACAGATAGCGGGCCGTCTGATACTGCTAAAGGCGTTTGTTCAGATTCTAAAGAAACTGATGTTCTTGCTGATAGTGAAATTCTGTCGCGTGAAATAGAGCAGGCTTCTGCCGATGTTGAAGTTGATGGTGAAATTGATGACGATTCACTGACCAGCCATGTTGTTATGGATAGTCTGAGGACTAGGACTATGGCTGATGTATTAGCTTCTCAAGGTGAACTGGTGGGAGCTTTGGATATCTACCGCGATCTTCTTGCTAGCGCCGATGTTTCTCATAAAGATGAACTGCTTATGATTATGGCTGATATCTCTTCTCGAATCAGTACTGAACAAAATCATTGTAGTGGTGATGATTGTGATGATCCATATGTTAAACACGCTAAAAGTAAATTGATGAGTACTCTTGAGCTTCTTGCCGAACGACTTGAAGCCAGAGCAACCCGTTAA
- the hysD gene encoding NiFeSe hydrogenase maturation protease has product MKKLLVLGVGNILLMDEGVGVHAIEALRKEEWPENVHMVDGGTFTQDLFHVLEGYDGLLVLDIVHAGEAPGTVYMFEEDDLIQNDDQRLSLHDIDLIDSLHMAEMVGKRPRMRVIGMEPKSYTDWGLEMTPEVQKTFPHFLEVSRKEVNRFIEEFNS; this is encoded by the coding sequence ATGAAGAAGCTACTTGTTTTGGGGGTGGGAAATATTCTACTCATGGATGAAGGCGTTGGCGTTCATGCCATTGAGGCTTTGCGCAAAGAAGAATGGCCTGAAAATGTTCACATGGTCGATGGCGGAACATTCACACAGGATCTTTTTCATGTACTGGAAGGGTATGATGGCCTTCTGGTGCTTGATATTGTTCACGCAGGAGAGGCTCCCGGAACAGTCTATATGTTTGAAGAAGATGATCTCATTCAAAATGATGATCAACGTTTATCTTTACACGATATTGATTTGATTGATTCTTTGCACATGGCAGAGATGGTAGGGAAAAGGCCAAGAATGCGCGTTATCGGTATGGAACCTAAAAGTTACACCGATTGGGGTCTGGAAATGACTCCTGAAGTTCAAAAAACATTCCCGCATTTTTTGGAAGTTTCAAGAAAAGAAGTGAATAGATTTATTGAAGAATTCAATAGTTGA
- the trxA gene encoding thioredoxin, with protein sequence MALQVTDSNFQEEVLNSDKPVLVDFWAPWCGPCRAMGPVIDELAEEFSGQIKICKMNVDDNPSSPGKYGIRAIPTLILFKDGEVVDQTTGAVSKSSIKEMITSKAL encoded by the coding sequence ATGGCTTTACAGGTAACCGATTCTAATTTTCAAGAAGAAGTTCTAAATAGTGACAAGCCTGTTCTGGTTGATTTCTGGGCGCCTTGGTGTGGACCTTGTCGCGCAATGGGTCCTGTAATTGACGAACTCGCTGAAGAGTTTTCCGGACAGATTAAAATTTGTAAGATGAATGTTGATGATAATCCTTCATCTCCCGGTAAGTATGGTATTCGCGCTATTCCTACTCTTATTCTCTTTAAAGATGGAGAAGTTGTTGATCAGACTACAGGAGCTGTTTCTAAAAGCAGTATCAAGGAAATGATTACCAGCAAGGCTCTTTAA
- the trxB gene encoding thioredoxin-disulfide reductase, with product MKSYDAIVIGGGPAGMAAALYLVRAGVKILVVEKLAPGGQMLLTEELENYPGFPGGIKGYELADYMAEHVQQYPFDKIYDEVREIIPGKDSHEIVVDGVHFKARAIIIATGVVFRKLKVPNEEKLLGRGVSYCALCDGNFYKNKVVAVVGGGNSALEESLYLARLVKKLYLIHRRDEFRGLKCYQDKCNADPTIVPVLNSVVSRIVGDNEVVGIEVKDAVTNEYSVLDVDGVFIFVGFNPLSTFFPVELQLDHSGFIKTTCEMETNIPGIYAAGDIRSKNCRQVVTAVGDGATAATAAFAYLEHNDA from the coding sequence ATGAAGTCTTATGACGCCATTGTTATCGGGGGCGGCCCAGCCGGAATGGCGGCCGCCCTTTATCTCGTACGGGCAGGTGTAAAAATACTTGTCGTGGAGAAGCTTGCGCCTGGTGGTCAGATGCTTCTCACTGAAGAGCTTGAGAATTATCCCGGTTTTCCCGGAGGCATCAAAGGTTACGAACTTGCTGACTACATGGCTGAACATGTTCAACAATATCCCTTTGATAAAATATATGACGAAGTTCGAGAGATTATTCCGGGGAAGGATTCTCACGAGATTGTGGTTGATGGTGTTCATTTTAAGGCCAGAGCAATCATTATTGCTACCGGTGTGGTTTTTAGAAAGCTCAAAGTTCCGAATGAAGAAAAACTTCTCGGGCGTGGAGTTTCATATTGCGCACTATGCGACGGTAATTTTTATAAAAATAAAGTTGTTGCTGTTGTCGGCGGTGGAAATTCTGCTCTTGAAGAGTCACTTTACCTTGCAAGGCTTGTAAAGAAGCTTTATCTCATTCACCGCAGGGATGAGTTTAGAGGGTTGAAGTGTTATCAGGATAAATGCAACGCAGACCCTACAATTGTTCCGGTTCTAAATTCCGTAGTATCCCGCATTGTCGGAGATAACGAAGTGGTAGGTATCGAAGTTAAGGATGCTGTTACCAATGAATATTCTGTTTTAGATGTTGATGGTGTGTTTATATTTGTTGGATTTAATCCTCTAAGTACTTTTTTTCCTGTGGAGCTTCAATTGGATCATTCCGGTTTCATTAAAACAACTTGTGAAATGGAAACCAATATCCCCGGCATATATGCGGCTGGAGATATACGGTCCAAAAATTGTCGGCAGGTAGTTACCGCAGTAGGTGACGGCGCAACTGCGGCAACAGCAGCTTTTGCGTATTTGGAACATAATGATGCGTAA
- a CDS encoding DUF368 domain-containing protein, whose protein sequence is MNLIQAWNNGPGPNSIREYLILMLKGLCMGVADIIPGVSGGTMAFITGIYDQLIDSIRSFNGTFIKKLVTFDLIGAVAVPHLKFIIPLLFGIVLAMVSMARIIHSLLGSHPVQVWSLFFGLIASSILVVGRRVGKFSFKNILSGALGAIFSFVLVGLIPVTTPDTLWFVFICASISICAMILPGISGAFILLLLGKYEYITGALRNPASPENTAILIAFVCGCACGISLFSRVLHYFLEKHHGITISILTGFMAGAMRKIWPWKEVLDSVVIRGKTYVLSEANILPPAYNEEFATAVGLMVVGFAFVIILEWISSAQRS, encoded by the coding sequence ATGAATTTAATTCAAGCATGGAACAACGGTCCCGGGCCAAACTCTATTCGTGAGTATCTGATTTTGATGCTCAAGGGATTGTGTATGGGAGTTGCCGACATTATTCCGGGAGTATCCGGCGGAACAATGGCCTTCATCACAGGTATCTATGATCAATTGATAGATTCCATCCGTTCATTTAATGGAACCTTCATTAAGAAATTAGTTACATTTGATTTGATAGGCGCTGTGGCTGTGCCTCATTTGAAATTTATAATTCCACTCCTTTTCGGCATTGTTCTGGCCATGGTTTCAATGGCCCGCATAATTCATTCTCTTCTTGGCAGTCACCCGGTTCAAGTTTGGTCTCTCTTTTTCGGGCTTATTGCTTCTTCTATTTTGGTGGTAGGCCGGAGAGTCGGTAAGTTTTCCTTTAAAAATATTTTATCCGGTGCACTCGGGGCTATTTTCAGTTTCGTTCTGGTCGGATTGATTCCTGTTACGACTCCTGATACTTTGTGGTTTGTTTTTATATGCGCTTCAATATCTATTTGTGCCATGATTTTGCCGGGAATAAGCGGGGCCTTTATTCTGTTGCTGCTCGGTAAATATGAGTACATCACAGGAGCACTTCGAAATCCGGCAAGTCCAGAAAATACAGCTATCCTGATAGCATTTGTATGCGGGTGCGCTTGTGGAATTTCTCTATTTTCTCGCGTTCTTCATTATTTTCTTGAAAAGCACCATGGTATTACGATCAGCATCCTTACAGGATTTATGGCTGGTGCCATGCGTAAAATATGGCCGTGGAAAGAAGTTCTTGATTCAGTTGTCATTCGCGGTAAGACTTATGTCTTGAGTGAAGCAAATATTTTGCCTCCCGCTTATAATGAGGAGTTTGCGACGGCTGTTGGATTAATGGTTGTCGGCTTTGCATTTGTAATAATTTTGGAATGGATATCTTCAGCTCAAAGGAGCTGA
- the tsaD gene encoding tRNA (adenosine(37)-N6)-threonylcarbamoyltransferase complex transferase subunit TsaD, protein MLCLGIESSCDETGLALVRDGKFIAEKLASQVDVHALFGGVVPEIASREHLRALPALYNELMQEQSLTADDIDVVAVARGPGLQGCLLMGLNFAKGLALSTGATLIGVNHLWAHLTAAGLEQELQYPSLGLLVSGGHTHIYLIKSSSEFILLGRTLDDAAGEAFDKTAKLLNIPYPGGKIVDDLGRAGNPDRKMFPTPYIKNDNLDFSFSGLKTAAALYVQANPELRLSTMGIPDSETEDPEIVKRRNDMFASFNYSVAKTLSVKTVRALERNKGVKSLIVAGGVAANSVVRTVMAEVARKFSIPLVLPSPKFCTDNGAMIAFSGYLLAKEGFRHGFDLEAIPRGRVVPEDWTRVAEM, encoded by the coding sequence ATGCTATGTCTTGGAATTGAAAGTTCTTGTGATGAAACCGGACTGGCATTGGTGCGTGACGGAAAATTTATTGCCGAAAAATTGGCTTCTCAGGTAGATGTGCATGCTCTTTTTGGTGGCGTAGTTCCTGAAATTGCTTCTAGGGAGCATTTGAGAGCTTTGCCGGCTTTGTATAATGAACTTATGCAGGAGCAGTCACTTACGGCTGATGATATTGATGTCGTAGCCGTAGCCCGTGGTCCCGGACTTCAAGGGTGTTTGCTGATGGGGTTGAACTTTGCAAAAGGTCTGGCTCTTTCTACCGGCGCAACCTTGATAGGTGTTAATCATCTCTGGGCGCATCTGACCGCAGCCGGTCTTGAGCAGGAGTTGCAATATCCTTCGCTCGGATTGCTGGTTTCCGGAGGCCATACTCATATTTATCTTATTAAAAGTTCGTCCGAGTTTATCCTTTTAGGTCGAACTCTTGATGACGCCGCTGGCGAAGCCTTTGATAAGACTGCAAAATTGTTAAACATTCCTTATCCTGGCGGTAAGATTGTTGATGATTTGGGCCGAGCTGGCAATCCTGACCGTAAAATGTTTCCGACTCCTTATATAAAAAATGATAATCTGGATTTTAGTTTTAGCGGATTGAAAACAGCTGCAGCTCTTTATGTTCAAGCTAATCCGGAATTGCGACTTTCTACCATGGGTATTCCTGATTCAGAAACAGAAGATCCGGAAATAGTAAAACGAAGAAATGATATGTTTGCATCCTTTAATTACTCGGTAGCAAAAACTCTAAGTGTAAAAACTGTGCGGGCGCTAGAGCGTAATAAAGGCGTTAAGTCACTTATTGTTGCCGGAGGGGTTGCCGCTAATTCTGTGGTTCGTACCGTCATGGCTGAAGTTGCTCGCAAATTTTCTATTCCTCTTGTTTTGCCTTCGCCTAAATTTTGTACGGATAATGGTGCAATGATAGCTTTTTCCGGGTATCTTTTGGCTAAAGAAGGTTTCAGGCACGGTTTCGATCTTGAGGCTATTCCCAGAGGACGTGTGGTTCCCGAAGATTGGACACGTGTTGCAGAAATGTAG
- a CDS encoding FtsB family cell division protein, protein MLRRRLLLGLLVLINVVLLLRLGLSEQGVFGYLELDRKVQELELKIEDADSRTLELSREIRRLKSDRAYQEKIIRSRMNYVKENELLYIFPDSGKLKPQGETSDAKQN, encoded by the coding sequence GTGCTGAGGCGTAGACTTTTGCTGGGCCTTCTGGTCTTAATAAATGTTGTGTTACTCTTACGGCTGGGTCTTAGCGAGCAAGGGGTTTTCGGGTACCTAGAGTTAGATAGAAAGGTGCAGGAACTTGAACTTAAAATTGAAGATGCAGACAGTCGCACTCTTGAGTTAAGCAGAGAAATTCGACGGTTGAAATCTGATAGAGCTTATCAGGAAAAGATTATCCGCAGCCGGATGAATTATGTTAAAGAGAATGAATTGTTATATATTTTCCCCGATTCCGGGAAGCTAAAGCCACAGGGAGAAACCTCAGATGCAAAGCAAAATTGA
- a CDS encoding CBS domain-containing protein, which produces MLKVTDLMTNKLFTLNENDTLRMARSLMDLQRIRHIPIVNEKSVFIGLITHRDILGATISHLAGIDPTTQGEIDSGIPVGEIMRTGIKTVTSETLLKEAAYLLLNHKYGCLPVVNEVGELTGILTEADFLKLTISLMEALEQTEE; this is translated from the coding sequence ATGCTGAAAGTTACTGATCTGATGACAAACAAACTGTTCACTCTCAATGAAAATGACACCTTGAGAATGGCCCGCTCCTTGATGGATCTACAAAGAATCAGACATATCCCGATCGTAAACGAAAAGAGTGTTTTTATCGGCCTGATTACCCACAGAGACATACTTGGAGCAACTATTTCACATTTAGCAGGAATTGATCCCACAACTCAGGGTGAAATTGACTCAGGTATTCCCGTAGGGGAAATAATGAGAACCGGTATTAAGACCGTTACCTCAGAAACACTGCTGAAAGAGGCTGCGTACTTGCTGCTTAACCACAAATACGGATGTTTACCCGTGGTAAATGAAGTAGGTGAACTGACAGGTATTCTGACTGAAGCAGACTTCTTGAAGCTGACTATAAGCCTTATGGAAGCTTTAGAACAAACCGAAGAGTAA
- the pgsA gene encoding CDP-diacylglycerol--glycerol-3-phosphate 3-phosphatidyltransferase, protein MINLANSLTLGRILTVPVLVALLYFPSKITMFLAALLFFLASLTDIFDGMIARRQNQVTTLGKFLDPLADKLLISSILIMLTQLGYVDAWITVVIICRELIITGLRAIAMDMGLVLAADNFGKMKTIAQSLALGPLLLHYPYFGIDMHALGTQILYVALGLTVFSAGNYMYNLHKIWLTNE, encoded by the coding sequence ATGATCAATCTCGCTAATTCCCTTACTCTTGGACGTATTCTTACGGTGCCAGTTCTCGTGGCTCTTCTTTATTTTCCTAGTAAGATCACGATGTTTTTAGCTGCGTTGCTGTTTTTTTTGGCATCGTTAACTGATATTTTTGACGGAATGATCGCACGTCGGCAAAATCAGGTTACGACTCTGGGCAAATTTCTTGATCCATTGGCTGATAAGCTTTTGATCAGTTCTATTTTAATTATGCTAACTCAGCTTGGTTATGTAGATGCGTGGATAACTGTTGTTATTATTTGCCGCGAACTGATTATTACAGGATTACGTGCTATTGCTATGGATATGGGGTTGGTTCTTGCCGCGGATAATTTCGGTAAGATGAAAACAATTGCTCAAAGTCTGGCTTTAGGACCGCTATTGTTACATTATCCTTATTTCGGAATAGATATGCATGCCCTGGGAACTCAGATTCTTTACGTAGCATTAGGATTGACTGTGTTTTCTGCTGGTAATTATATGTACAATTTGCATAAAATTTGGTTAACTAACGAATAA
- a CDS encoding protein-L-isoaspartate(D-aspartate) O-methyltransferase, whose protein sequence is MRIDPKFSRTKMVEEQIVARGVVDQNVLSAMRKVQRHLFVQGALADRAYADSALPIGEGQTISQPFIVAYMSELLQIQSGHKVLEIGTGSGYQAAVLGEMGAEVYSVERIRKLFIAARTLLFDLRFFNIRLKLDDGTMGWPDEAPFDRIIVTAGGPEIPQYLIDQLADHGRMVIPVGNEKRRQQLILVTKEDGKVTETDMGGCAFVDLVGKQGW, encoded by the coding sequence GTGCGGATTGATCCAAAGTTCAGCAGAACTAAAATGGTTGAAGAGCAGATTGTAGCCCGTGGTGTGGTTGATCAAAATGTTTTATCAGCTATGCGTAAAGTTCAAAGGCATCTTTTTGTGCAGGGAGCTCTTGCTGACAGGGCATATGCAGACAGTGCTCTTCCTATCGGGGAAGGGCAGACTATTTCTCAGCCGTTTATTGTTGCTTACATGTCGGAACTTTTACAGATTCAGTCCGGACATAAAGTTCTGGAAATTGGAACCGGTTCTGGATATCAGGCAGCAGTTCTGGGTGAAATGGGTGCTGAAGTTTATTCCGTTGAAAGAATACGTAAGCTTTTTATTGCCGCGCGAACTCTTCTTTTTGATTTGAGATTTTTTAATATTCGTCTAAAACTTGATGATGGTACAATGGGATGGCCTGATGAAGCTCCTTTTGATCGGATTATAGTTACAGCCGGTGGGCCGGAAATACCTCAGTATTTGATAGATCAGCTTGCCGATCATGGCAGAATGGTTATACCTGTTGGGAACGAAAAGAGAAGACAGCAACTTATTCTGGTTACAAAGGAAGACGGTAAAGTCACAGAGACAGATATGGGCGGATGTGCATTTGTTGATCTTGTGGGGAAACAGGGCTGGTAA
- the fbp gene encoding class 1 fructose-bisphosphatase, with protein sequence MTQQITVTEHLLLHQKQIPGATGQFTHLFNELVLSAKIISREVNKAGLVDVLGFTGEINVQGEEVKKLDEYANRILIHRMARSGVLCAMASEENADIIDIPHGLPQGSYIIIFDPLDGSSNIDVNVNIGTIFSIYRRKSKVGTPVQSSDVLQCCDEQVAAGYILYGSSTMLVFTTGDGVHGFTLDPGVGEFLLSHPNIKIPEIGKIYSVNEGYWPYWSEATKKVVNHFKSADNVHGHPYSLRYIGSLVADFHRNLIYGGVFMYPADHREPSKPVGKLRLMCEAAPMAMLVEQAGGMATDGTKRILDIVPHELHQRVPLFIGSKHEVSIIRDIYEGQDG encoded by the coding sequence ATGACCCAGCAGATAACAGTCACTGAACACCTTTTATTGCATCAAAAGCAGATTCCAGGTGCTACAGGACAGTTTACGCATCTTTTTAATGAGCTAGTTCTTTCGGCTAAAATTATATCACGGGAAGTTAACAAAGCTGGCCTTGTTGATGTTCTAGGGTTTACCGGAGAAATTAATGTTCAAGGCGAGGAAGTTAAAAAACTCGATGAGTACGCGAATCGAATTTTAATTCATCGGATGGCTCGATCTGGAGTCCTCTGTGCGATGGCTTCTGAAGAAAATGCCGATATCATTGATATTCCTCACGGCTTGCCTCAGGGAAGCTATATAATAATTTTTGATCCACTCGATGGGTCTTCAAATATTGATGTTAATGTTAATATTGGAACTATTTTTTCGATTTATCGTCGTAAAAGTAAAGTGGGGACTCCTGTACAATCCTCTGATGTACTTCAGTGTTGTGACGAACAGGTAGCTGCCGGATATATTTTATACGGCTCGTCTACTATGCTTGTTTTTACTACAGGAGATGGAGTTCACGGTTTTACACTTGATCCGGGTGTAGGTGAGTTTCTGCTTTCGCATCCTAATATTAAAATTCCTGAAATCGGAAAAATATATTCAGTAAATGAAGGTTATTGGCCTTATTGGAGTGAAGCAACTAAGAAGGTTGTTAACCATTTCAAATCCGCTGATAATGTTCACGGACACCCATACAGTCTGCGCTACATAGGCTCTTTAGTTGCTGATTTTCATCGCAACCTGATCTATGGCGGTGTATTTATGTATCCGGCTGATCACAGAGAACCTTCTAAGCCTGTTGGTAAACTCAGGCTTATGTGTGAAGCTGCGCCTATGGCTATGCTTGTTGAGCAGGCTGGTGGCATGGCTACAGATGGAACGAAGCGCATTCTTGATATTGTTCCTCATGAGCTTCATCAACGAGTTCCTCTTTTCATTGGTTCAAAACACGAAGTTTCAATTATACGTGATATCTATGAGGGGCAGGACGGCTAA
- a CDS encoding Mrp/NBP35 family ATP-binding protein, giving the protein MSSSCGSCSTEKKEGDKPNAAHALQNELISSTLKRIKYKIFVMSGKGGVGKSSVAVNIAAALADKGFKVGILDVDIHGPSVPHLLGITGQLEVERGNLVVPKKVNDNLHVVSMESLLKDPDQAVLWRGPMKTSAIRQFISDVQWGDLDFLVIDSPPGTGDEPMTVLKTIPESLAVVVTTPQEISLADVRKAINFLQYAKANIMGVVENMSGLICPHCHEQIDLFKRGGGEQLAEKYGLPFLGAIPLDPTAVVAADLGKPVVLLEESSPAKTAFRDVADKIAEAAESSLEIASSTHS; this is encoded by the coding sequence ATGAGTTCATCATGTGGATCCTGCTCAACAGAAAAGAAAGAGGGCGATAAACCAAACGCTGCTCATGCTCTTCAGAATGAGTTAATTTCTTCTACCTTGAAGAGAATTAAATACAAAATTTTTGTTATGAGCGGAAAGGGCGGAGTTGGTAAAAGTTCTGTGGCAGTTAATATTGCTGCAGCCCTTGCGGATAAGGGATTTAAAGTCGGTATTCTGGACGTTGATATTCATGGTCCAAGTGTACCGCATTTGCTTGGAATCACCGGGCAGCTTGAAGTTGAACGTGGAAACCTCGTTGTTCCCAAGAAAGTGAATGATAACCTCCATGTTGTTTCAATGGAATCTTTGCTTAAAGACCCTGATCAGGCTGTTCTTTGGCGTGGTCCTATGAAAACTTCCGCTATCAGACAATTTATTTCGGACGTTCAGTGGGGAGATTTGGACTTTCTGGTTATTGATTCCCCTCCAGGAACCGGTGATGAGCCAATGACTGTGCTCAAGACTATTCCGGAGTCTTTAGCTGTTGTTGTAACTACTCCACAGGAGATTTCTCTTGCGGATGTAAGGAAAGCTATTAATTTTCTTCAGTATGCCAAGGCTAATATCATGGGCGTTGTAGAAAATATGAGCGGCCTTATTTGTCCTCATTGTCATGAGCAGATAGATCTGTTTAAAAGAGGCGGCGGTGAGCAGTTGGCTGAAAAATACGGATTGCCTTTCCTTGGTGCAATTCCTCTAGATCCTACAGCTGTTGTTGCAGCGGATCTCGGTAAACCTGTTGTTCTTCTTGAAGAGAGCTCTCCCGCTAAAACAGCATTCAGAGATGTTGCTGATAAAATAGCAGAGGCTGCTGAAAGTAGTTTGGAAATTGCTTCCAGCACTCACTCTTAG
- the hysA gene encoding NiFeSe hydrogenase large subunit HysA: MSKSSTPAKDGKIKIAIDPVSRIEGHLKAEVVVKDGKVVDAWLSGGMYRGFENILVGRDPRDAAQLTQRLCGVCPTAHSTAACLALDDACGVKLTKNGRVTRNLIFGANYLQSHLLHFYHLAALDFVRGPGKAPFVPRFDQPDLRLDEKTNAVAVDQYIKALEIRRICHEMVALFGGKMPHVSGQVVGGTTEIPTKEKLAEYASRFKEVRKFVAETYLPTVYLIGSVYKDLFKIGGGYKNCMSYGVFPMDEEGSKTLIDSGVYIDGKDEKFNPALIKEFVKYSWFEDSCSDLHPSKGKTIPDVHKEGAYSFIKASRYNKKPVEVGPLARMWIHNPELSDIGKKQLKDLYGIKAVKFRDLGEDLAFSLMGRHVARAEEALIVADAINDTWLKEIKAGEDTYVESKVPVTGEGIGFTEAPRGSLLHYINIQDSKVANYQLMPATLWNTNPRDDMGQRGPVEEALIGCPVPDTGSPVDISRIIRSFDP; encoded by the coding sequence ATGTCAAAATCAAGTACACCCGCTAAAGACGGGAAAATAAAGATTGCCATTGACCCGGTTAGCCGGATTGAAGGTCACCTCAAAGCTGAGGTTGTTGTTAAAGACGGGAAAGTTGTAGATGCCTGGCTTTCAGGTGGTATGTATCGCGGTTTTGAGAATATTCTAGTTGGTCGCGATCCTCGCGATGCAGCTCAGTTGACTCAGAGACTTTGCGGTGTATGTCCTACAGCTCATTCAACCGCAGCTTGTTTAGCTCTTGATGATGCTTGTGGCGTCAAACTCACCAAAAATGGTAGAGTCACAAGAAACCTCATCTTTGGTGCTAACTATCTGCAGTCTCATCTTCTGCATTTTTATCATCTTGCAGCTTTGGATTTCGTTAGAGGACCAGGCAAAGCGCCTTTCGTTCCTCGTTTCGATCAGCCAGATCTTCGTTTGGATGAAAAAACCAATGCAGTAGCAGTTGATCAGTATATTAAGGCTCTTGAAATTCGTCGTATCTGCCATGAAATGGTAGCTCTCTTCGGTGGAAAAATGCCTCATGTTTCTGGTCAGGTTGTTGGTGGAACTACTGAAATTCCTACTAAGGAAAAGCTTGCAGAATATGCCAGCCGCTTCAAAGAAGTTAGGAAATTTGTAGCTGAAACCTATCTACCTACCGTTTATCTTATCGGATCTGTTTATAAAGATCTCTTTAAGATCGGTGGTGGTTACAAGAACTGTATGTCATACGGTGTATTCCCAATGGACGAAGAGGGTTCTAAGACTCTCATCGATTCCGGTGTATACATTGATGGTAAAGATGAGAAATTTAACCCTGCTCTTATTAAAGAGTTTGTTAAATACTCATGGTTCGAAGACTCTTGTTCAGATCTCCATCCGAGCAAAGGTAAGACCATTCCGGATGTTCACAAAGAAGGAGCTTACAGCTTCATCAAAGCTTCTCGTTACAACAAGAAGCCTGTTGAAGTTGGTCCTCTTGCTCGTATGTGGATACACAATCCAGAACTCAGTGATATCGGTAAAAAACAGCTTAAAGACCTTTACGGTATCAAAGCTGTCAAATTCCGCGATCTCGGAGAAGATCTTGCATTCTCTCTCATGGGTCGTCACGTTGCACGTGCTGAGGAAGCTCTCATTGTTGCTGATGCAATCAATGATACTTGGCTCAAGGAAATTAAAGCCGGCGAAGATACATACGTCGAGTCTAAAGTTCCTGTAACTGGTGAAGGTATCGGATTCACTGAAGCTCCTCGCGGATCTTTGCTGCATTACATAAATATTCAGGATTCTAAAGTAGCTAACTACCAGCTTATGCCTGCTACTCTCTGGAACACAAACCCTCGTGATGACATGGGGCAGCGTGGACCTGTTGAGGAAGCTCTCATCGGTTGTCCAGTTCCAGACACTGGAAGTCCTGTAGACATATCAAGGATCATTAGATCCTTTGATCCATGA